GACCACGGCGAGGTGCCGGCCATTGGGAATGTGCAGTGGCACGACCATGCGGAGGTGCCGGCAATTGGGAATGTGCAGTGGCACGACGCCGGCGAGACGCACGATCAGAGCAATGTGAGGAAATGCACCGCGTCATTCTTCAGTTTATCTTGCTTTAGTATACTCACTTGGCATACTAGTATTATCTTCCTCTGTCAGTATTATATTGACCGATTCCTTCATTGTTTTGCACTCGGAGACAGTGGCTATCTTCGTACGACAATGCAAAAGAGGATACGTATGCATATGCCCATTCTACGTATGGCTCGTATGACACATCCTACGAACAGTCTTACAGTGTTAATGTTGTTTCGGATGAACCTACTTGGTTTCCCAATCAAAGCTACCATGATGTTTACAGAGAGGAGGAACCTCGGTATCAGGTATTTCTCAGCTCTGAATGATCCAAGTGTCAGTCACTCAACTGGCTAGTGAGCAGTGAGTGACTAGTTGTCAGCCTGTACATTGCGCAATTATGTGTTATGTTTTAATTAATAACTTAGTCGTGCTGGTATGTTTTAATCTTTGTTTGCTCTGTCAGTCAATGGGTCCGCCATAGGAGCACCAGTGTTGTGTAAGTACCATCAGCATATTGACTTGCTCTGCCCAGTGATTAATTTGACCTTTATAAAGAGCAACCTTAGACTAGAAATGCAAAACGAATCAATGAGTTGTATGTCTGAAAGATGCTTCAGTAACTAGAGTAGACAATCCAGTCCATGATTCAGTCCCTACTTCAGTAACTAGATGCTTCAGTAACTAGAGTAGACAATCCATTCCCTGCTTGTTATGTTCACATCTAAACCCCATCTCAGTTTCACACAAGCGTCCTGTTATGGTGCAGAGAGTACTATCTCAGCTCAACCTATATATTGCTACAATCAAAGCTTTAGTGAACGGACACTCTAAAGTTGTACAATTTGTTTGTTTAATGTGGCAATATGTACTGTTTCTTTAATCTTTCACTGAATGAGGTAGCTACAGGCACATAAGTGTTTTCTAACTACACATCTGCATATATATTTGCTCTGCCTGAATGTAGCTACAGTAGGCAAGACACAAAACAAATCAAGAAGATTTTTTATATGTTCGAGAGAGATGCTCCAGTAACTACAGTAGGCTACCCAATCAATGATTAGTTACTTATGACTTACACCCTATCCTGCTTGACTGCTTGTTATCTTCACATCTAAACCCCATCTCAATTTCAACGCAGGAGGTTTTGCCCAGTTATGGCATAGAAAGCACATTTTCATCTCAACCTATTTATTGTTACAATCAACACTCTGGTGAACAACCACTGCATGTTCAGGTTGAGCCTCCGGAAACATTTTATTCTCACAAGTTGGAGTACCACGAGGTTTGTTAGCTATCAATGTCAATTACTTAGCGCTTTCAGTTTTGTGTTGATACATCAGTAGTTGCTATACATGCATTTGCCTATCCAGGCTGACTACATTTGTCTCCATGAAAATATAATATGTTTCTCTATATTCTCATAATCGCTAACTAGATAATCTTTTTGATCCTTATATAGAATTTCTCAACATATACCAACCATATTGATAATTCGGAGATATCGACACAGTCATGTGAGATACAGCCCTATGCATATGTACCTGACAGCCCAGTTGAAGCTTATCAACCTTCTTGGTCGATGAATTTGGGATACTACCAGGACTCCGCAGAAGAGGTGACTCCTCAGTACGATAATGTAAGATGTACTCCTGTCACATTTGAGATGCTACTGATACAACACTGATATAAGATCCTGTTTGTTTATATAACTGTCATATTGACAGATTATTGACTGATTGTTCAGAGTACAGCAAATATATCTGTTCTTTGTTAACTCATTGTTTTGGCTAGCAGCATGCTTTCGAATCTGGTGAATATGGAGGCATGGCAAGCATATTCTCGTCTTCCTCCTATCCTACTCAGCAAGTAGAAGTTTATGAGCAGTCTTATGGTGATGAGTATGTCTCCTTAGAACAAAATTTCCAGAGCAACTGGAATGCTTTTTCTGAAGATACCTCTGAAATCACTAAATCAGTAAGCATAAGAGCGTGTattgttatttttattttttgtaagTGTTATAGATCAAATTGCAATGCTGGACGCTTACATTTTTCTGTGACATATTTTCCCTGTGAACTGAATGTGCCGGCATATGCTTATTTTCTAGCAAAGCGATCCTTATCTGCGAGAACCTATTGTTGGAAGCAAACTCTCAGCCATATTGTCTACTGTTGCTATTGCTATTGTAGGCAACTATAGAATCGTAGAATTCAGATTTTTCCCTATCCCTTTACGTGGTTGATTTTCTTTAATAAATAGCGTTAGTTGTTTAATAATTGTAGCTTGATTTTCTGTCTGTGACCAGCAAACAGTTAAGATAACTGGGTTTATGTCATTTTAACAATTTACAAGTCATGTAGTTTCTTGTGCTTTGCCCTGATTTTTGTAGGTTTGCAACTGAAAAAAGAGTTGTTTTGTATGGTTAATACTTGTATGTGGAGCAAAATAGCTTACTGTATTTAACCTGCAGGTTGATGGCAACCATCTGAATGGCTCCTTCTGGCCCTTTGGAGAATACTCAACATATACTGTATAGTTAATGTTGTAATTTCAGTTTAGTATCAAaatatcatatactccctccgtcccgaattaaCTGTTGTAATTTCACTTCAGGATCACATGTATGGACATTTTAATCTAATTTATTTGGCCAAATGTAAGTAGTAAATAGCGTCATAGGAAAAGTGTAAGTAGTAAGTTGTTTTTGCACAATATTATGTACTACCAAATATGTGTTAGTTATGCATAAAATGCAAGGTAATAACCGAATTGTTGATCCTAGTTGCATTTGCTTATAAAGTTGTTGTTTTTCATTTTGTGTTATGTATTTGATCATGATATTTATACATTTTTCCTTGTAAAGACCTACTGTGTGCTGGAACCATTTACGGTAAGCCACCTTTGTGAAACTCTTGAGGTTTGTAACACTATTATTTCATTTTTGTTCTCACAGGATATGTTTACCGGATAACTATTCAGATTTGAACAATATCACAAAAATGCATCATCCAAACTTCTCCTTGCAATTTCTATAATTTATTACTCCAAGCTTTAATTGGCATGATCGCACGAATATAGGCCACCTGTTGAAACTTTCTGACCATCAAACAGGCTAACTGTTGAAACTTTCTGAACGTCTGTTAGTTTAATTTTCATTAATTTCCGCTTGGAGATGATTTAAACTTAAGTCGTGAGTTTCAAACCAAATGTGGGTTCTGGACTTGCACACCGCTACATCCTTGTTGTTTCCTACGTGGTTCAAATCATACTTAAACGATTGTATGAGCAGGATTTGGTTGGGATGTAGCTTTCAGTACTCTGCAAGCTATGGACACCAGAACATCTGAATACGATATGTAGGACATGCTGCCTATCTAGGAACTGTTTGTTCTTAACTATTGCATATGCTGAGTTTTCGGACTTCTTAACTTCCTTGAAAAATTTAAATCATGAAGCAAGAAAAATGAGGACACCGAAGTCGGCAGCTAAATCCTGTTGTAAGACTTGCAGATGACTACGCATTTAGGGGAGCAATCTAATGATACTTGGACATCTGCTAGACCCATTTAGTGTACTGCTGTCCAACAGGATCCTTATTATGGTTAACACTAGTGTTTGCGACTTACTGTTTTCAGGTCAAATCGTTCTGGGCCTGCTTGGCCTGGCCCATTTACCCCTTCTGTCAGGCCCTTGGATGTGAGCCTGGAAagatctctactcttataaaaaacagagttggtgatgatggtgtgcctgtcatcctgcaatataggccgttcgatctatatctgacggataggaagaaaactatggcaattttgcagaaagatacccgcacccctcatcacatttgcagataaggccttccctcgttcatccttatctcccacaagataaactactcatataaatgcatcttgatgttccgtgcaacgcactggcatcttgctagtaaaATCAAAGGAAGAAACAGAAGTTCTGCTGAAGCTATAGCTATGATAGTGAGTTTGAATGCTCAAGTCTGATTTAACAATTCCTTGAAGAGTGAGTCAACTAAACCAGGAGAGAAACATCAGATGGGCTATGGGCACACCAGCACTGAATACTCCATAGGCCCCCACTTTTAATATAGTTAGTGTTTGAGCTTATGCAGTTGATACTTGATGGT
This region of Triticum aestivum cultivar Chinese Spring chromosome 2D, IWGSC CS RefSeq v2.1, whole genome shotgun sequence genomic DNA includes:
- the LOC123051530 gene encoding uncharacterized protein At5g39570 — its product is MAAADDDGQIDDDEFYEYNPHPYGGGYDISATYGAPLPPSTSTCYPVSSPAGAPARSSPRPPAPAPVAAPATPQPAPSSPAKPRPAPSPEPARTPPFSPVPVPMPVPVAEPFYWPKPHDYGDAPRWPPVYPTPEVFRRWPYLAAGSHCCHSRGGPRDYWRQCMRGLDFLFGHADGYGERRIGTDCHGVPVYANKKGGVEDAVVVEVPPPAIGSVQWHDAGEVPATGNAQWHDHGEVPAIGNVQWHDHAEVPAIGNVQWHDAGETHDQSNWLSSYDNAKEDTYAYAHSTYGSYDTSYEQSYSVNVVSDEPTWFPNQSYHDVYREEEPRYQEVLPSYGIESTFSSQPIYCYNQHSGEQPLHVQVEPPETFYSHKLEYHENFSTYTNHIDNSEISTQSCEIQPYAYVPDSPVEAYQPSWSMNLGYYQDSAEEVTPQYDNHAFESGEYGGMASIFSSSSYPTQQVEVYEQSYGDEYVSLEQNFQSNWNAFSEDTSEITKSVDGNHLNGSFWPFGEYSTYTV